The sequence ATCACAAGCTCACCGCGTTCGCCATTTGCCACAGGTTCACCGGTATCAGGGTTGATGACCTCTACAAGGAACTGGTCTGCCCATATATGGATACCATTTTGAGACTGACATTCAGTGAAGAGAGGACCACTAAGTTCGGATGTTCCGAATATATCATAGGCCTTGATGCCCGTGGAATCTTCGATCCTCTTACGCATCTCTTCGGACCATGGCTCGGCACCCAGCACGCCTACGCGAAGCTTTGTATCATCCTGGAAACTGATGCCTGCATCCCTTGCAGCTTCGATCATGAACAAAAGGTATGAAGGAGTGCATGCAATGACAGTGGACCCAAGGTCCTGCATAAGTTCGATCTGCCTGTCGGTATTCCCGGAGCTGGTAGGAAGAACGGTACATCCGGCTTCTTCTGAACCGTAGTGCATACCAAGACCACCTGTGAAAAGACCATAGCCATAGCCTATCTGCATGATATCGTCCCTTCCTACACCAATGGATGTCAATGCACGTGCAAGGGAAGTTGACCATGTCTGAATATCATTATCAGTGTAACCGACCACAGTAGGTTTGCCAGTGGTCCCTGATGAAACGTGGAAGCGTACAAGCTTGTTGTTCGGAACACAGAACATACCTGTTGGATAAGTGTCCCTCAGGTCTTTCTTGAATGTGAATGGTAGCTTTGTAACATCATCCAGTGTCTTGATGTCCTCAGGTTTTACACCCGCATCATCGAATCTCTTTTTGTAAAAAGGAGAATGCTCATAAACATATTTTACAAGCTGGCACAACTTTTGTTCCTGTACTTTTTTTAACTCATCGACAGGCATTCTCTCGATCTGTGGATTCCAGTATTCTATCATATTATCACGCTATTGTTGATCAATATTGATGAGGATTTGTCATAACCACTTATAAACTCAACGGGTTTTTCTTATCCTTCAAAATTTCTCTTACCAACTCGACACATTCAAAAAGAATAGTGTCCATATCGGCAACGACATCGATGCCTGCTGCACCGGCATGGCCTCCACCAGTACCCTCATAGTGACCACTGATCTCTTCCATGATCTTGCCAAGATTCACTCCTGCATTTACAGCATCACGCTTTGCACGACCACTCACCCTTATGCTATCGCCACGTGCAGTGCCAACAAAAGCAACATCTCCGCCAATATTGATCAGCATAGATGATGCAGAGCCGCCAAAGGAACTTACATTGGATGTCACCACAAGCCAGTCATTAATACGCTCGATAGTTGCACGTGAAGCAGACTTGAGCATTGCGATCCTCATCGAGACATCCTGAGGAGTTGAAGCCATCAAGTCAAGCACCTCCGCATACTCCACACCACTTGACTCGATTATCTCACCAAATGTCTTGAAGGTCTTGCTTGTAGCATGCTTGAAATGCCCGGTATCCGTAACGACCCCTGCCATCAGGCCCAATGCCAGTCGGTGCATGATGGGAGCACCCATGCAGGTTAGTACATCATATACGATCTCCGCCACAGATGTTGCATTGCGGTGAAGGTAAAAAGCAGCATTTTCTGTAAGTGCAGTAGTTGCATGATGATCTATCACGCAGTAATTAGAAAGTTTAATGTCATTAAGCTGTGCGCTGGTAGATGTATCTACTACCACTACCAGATCATAATCTTCCGGATTTGGACTTTCTACTACATCGATCTCTAGCTTATCAACAAGAAGGGAGGCAACTCTGTTGCTACCATCTACCAGACCTACGGTCCCCCCTATTGCTTCAGAGAGTGCAAATGCACTACTTATAGCATCAGGGTCGGCATTGCGATGGCATAGATATAAGATGTTGTGATAATCCAGAAGTCTATTGTAAAAGCCAACTTCATCAACCTGCATTTCTACCTCTCATCTTTCCCAAAGAATATAGAATCTCTGAAAAGATAATCGGTGGGTTTACAAGGATTACTGTCCCTGCGTACCCATTGCCTGCTGAAGTTGTTCCTGGAGCTGGGTAAAACGCTTTGAGATGCGTTCTTCCTGACGGGACAGTGACTGAAGTCTCAATGAAAGTGTATCAAGTCTTTCTTTGAGTTTTGTTACGGTCTCTTCCTTGGTAGACTGGATCTGAAGGTCTCCTACAGCCCTGTAAACAACAGCGTCATCTGAAAGCTTTTCAAGTTCTTCAAGTGCCATTTCTGACTCTTTCTGCATAGAAGCCATCTGGTTCTTCTGCATTGCAAGAGACTGCGCTTGCTGCTGAACCTGCTGCAATTGTGCAAGCTGGTTCTGTACTTGTGGGGGTATTTCTGAACTCATTTTGGTTTCACCTGACCAATCAATAAACCTGAAATGATTTTAATGTTTCTATCACGAATAAGGTAAAACAAAAAGCAGGCATCTCATATGCCATTACAGGCATTCCTGCTGACCACACATACATCATGTGCAATCTGCACAAGACGGAGCCACGTATTTAATGTTGAACGCATGGAAATAATATCGTCAGCACTTACGCACATTACGAGAGAAGAATTCCTGACCTCCACATTTACAGAAGACCTGTCAGTTACAGTGGTCTCCAGCTCAGGCAGGATTGACCTATAGACAGCTTCGGCATCATCCATCATTATAACAGATTCTGAAAATAGCTTCAAACAGCTGCCTCCGGCACCCTGTAGCTTTTTACATTGAGTCTGAAAAGTAGTTTACCTGAATACAGGAACTCCATCCTGTCATCTTCTACACGGATACATTTAGCCATCCCATCACATTCGTCATTAGGAATGCCAAGGTAATGTGACAGCATATTTCCAAGTTCACCGTCCCCCATTAGAACAGGTTCCATGGATTTGAGGTTGGAAAATTTGTAGCCATCAGGATAGAAAATGCTCAAACGAATGGACAAAAGCTCTGCCCCATCCTCATCGTAGAATATGAGGCTTCCGGGACTTCCATGATAATCACCAACGACGACTAAATTGGTATCGTCGGAATATGACATAACGTCAGCAAGACCCATTTTACCCCGGGTCAAATACTCGCAATTAAAAAAAGATGCCAAATACTTGCACAAAGTACGAGTATTGGCAGAAGGTTTGCGAGAAGAAGTTATCAACATGACTTCTTACTCGGCTTTGACTGTTTTGATCGATGCCTGCGGCCTTTCCTTTACAAGAATCCTGTGTCCACAATAAGGACAGCGGATTCCGGTATACTCGTAGTCGATCTCGACCGGGCGCTTGCATCGAGTGCACTTGTAGTCCATATGATTACTCAACCTGCTCAGTGGCTTTCTTAACAGACCTCATTACAGTACTACCTACTGTAGTAGTTGGAAGGTATGTGCCACCTGCAAAGGTATATCCACACTTTTTACATTTCCAGATGCCGGTCCCAACTCTCTTTACAGTCAGGCGTGCACAGTTTGCACACTTGTGTGGCATGTGCATCTTTTCTTCAAGATCCGCAACCAACTTACGGTCTCTTCTTCCATAGCGTGTGCCGAATCTTCCTGCAGATCGGGACACACGTCCTTTCTTTGAGTATTTTTTTGCCATTATAATCGTCTCCTTGATGTGGATTCCTTAATAATCGAGCTTATAATGATCGGATAAATCGTCATGAACTGCTACGATGAGCATCGATCAAACTCATATGTTAAGGAGGTACTCCTCCCTTATCTTAGCGCCTATTTCACATGATTTTTCAACAGCTTTCAGGAACTTTTCCTCTGAAAGCGAGCCTGCGCCGCTCTTCTGCATGGCACAGATCGAACCATCCTGGTTGGAAACGATAGTGACCTTTGTATCACAGATCGACTCCTCGTTGTTGCTTGCATCAATGAAATACTCGCCTCCAACATTAACGAAGGTAAGTGATACAGGCATCTCACGAATAGGCATCTTCGTATCCTCTCCACGGCCTTCGCGTTCTGCCGGGATGGTTGCTGTCATGAGAGCTGCAATTGCACCAAGTGATGCTGCATCAAGCAGGTTTCCGCTGTCGTTCAAGACATGGACGTCTAAAAAGACCATCCAGACCTCTTCTCCTTCCGTAATACACAACTTGTTTAAATCAATTGCGCCTGATTCACGAATACCACGGTCGACCACGCGTGCCATTTCGATAGCTTTGGGCCTTGGAGGGCCTGCCTCGAAGTCTGGTGAAGCGATCGGGTTCAATTCCATGCTGGTGATTATAACACCCTTATCAGCAGAATCCGGGAAAGGTGTACCGACCTGAAGCTTTACACCTACAATGACCTGAGTATCGCCGTAGCAGACCTTTGCAGAGCCTTCTGCTTTGTCTATGACATTGGTCTCAAGTTTAATGTCACGCATCTCATCGAATGCACGACCATCCTCACGCTGACCCTTGAGAGCCAGGTTGAATATGAAATCTTTTTTCAGTCTTGATACAGCTTCATTGCTCATATTTCTCACCCTCTTCCTCAGTGGACTCCTCGCCCTCTGGCTCTGAAGCGACTTCTTCTTCATTTAATTCTGCTGCTTCCCCGATCTCTTCCTCGCTCACTTCAAATTCAGTGACGTCTTCTTCGAACATGGCTTCAGCTTCTTCGACCTCAACATCTTCAGCTTCTGCAACTTCGATGTCTTCGATGTCATCACTTTCTTCAACATCATCCTCTTCTTCAGCTGCTTCAGAAACTTCTTCTTCCTCGGACATGATGTCAGCCTGAAGCTCAGCATCTTCAAGGACCTCTTCCTCTTCAGCACTGCCAAACCTTTCTAAAAGAGCTGCTTTCTGTATTGCAAATATCTGCTCACAGCCTTCCCTGACCATCTCAATGCCCTTGTTGATCTCCTCAACGGTCAGATTTCCGTCCATCTGCAAGAGAGTTATCTCACCATCTTCGGTCATTGCAATAGGCAGATCAGCGTCACCATAGTTGTCCTCAGGTTTGTTAAGATCGATCACAAGCTGACCATCCACTTTACCGACAGCACAGGCAGCCACCAGTCCCTTCATAGGGATACCGGCATCCACTAATGCGAGTGTTGCAGCATTGATTGCTGCTGTTCTTGTTCCTGCATCAGCCTGAAGGACCTCTGCGAATACATCGATAACAGCAGATGGGTAAAACTGCTTCATAACAACAGGCTCGAATGCTTCTCCACTTACTTTGGATATCTCAGTGCTTCTCCTGCTTGGACCAGGACGTATACGGTCCTCAACAGAGAATGCTGCCATATTGTACCTGTATCTTACAAGCGCTTCACCTGGGCGCTGAAGCCTGCGTGGGTGAAGTTCCCTTGGGCCATAAACTGCAGCAAGAACCTTGTTATTACCCCATTCAAGATAACATGAACCATCTGCCCTTGAGAGTACGCCCATCTCAACGGTCATAGGGCGGATCTCATCAACACGCCTACCGTCAAGGCGAATCCCGTTTTCATCAATAAATTTTTCCGGTTTATCACTCATATTCAATCTCCAATTTCATCTCTTTACTCCCATATTTCAGCAGGCCTTGTTTATGCCTCATCCACTTCATCGTCGAGGAGAGCATCGACCTTACGACAGGTTTCTTCTGTAACATTGTCTTCTTTTGCGGGCAGAGTTGACCTTTCTTCCTCTATCAGCTCATCCGCATCCGACTCCGCAACCGTTTCCGGTTCATTTCTCAGGAACCTGCCCACTTTATCCGTTAAACCGGATATATGAGATTCACGTTCGATCATTTCGATAGCATCCGCCAGATGATCCATATCATCTGATCTTCCGTTGATCCAGATACGGCCGTTCTTTCCTACGAACACATCACAGTTCGACTCTTTCTTAAGGATCGATACCATGGAACCACTATGACCGATCACACGAGGGACCTTTGCAGGTACAACATCGATGATACGACCTTTTGTCAGCACTCTCGTACCAGGCTCACGCATGGTAAGTTCCACTTTCATGGACTTGCTGACATCCTTTACACGAACAATTACGCAATCCCCGATAGTCATACATCCCCTCATTTCTGAGGAATCTACGCGCTTTGGATATTCGGAAACATGAAGCAATCCGTCATAAGGAGATCCAGTTTCCATTATCCAATTCGAAGGAGTTACATCAATTACAGTACCGATTATGTAATCCTTGCGTGAAGGATAGTACTTTCCTGAAAAAGGTACAACTGAAGCTTTGTTCTTGACGTTTGCAATTCCATAGAGCAAGGAATAGACCTTGCCGTCCTTTACATATGTTCCCGGTCCGGCCATTTTCTCCTTATCAGAAAGGAGCTGTCCGGGGATTACGATTTTCCGATCCATAAATTAGCCTCTTACAAAAGTTTGGTTTCAGCATCACCTTTTGTCAGATGGTTTACAAGACCGTAAAAATCATTCTGCAATCCTGCAGGCATCTTGACCACAGCAACCCATGATCCATCATTTTCCCATCTATCCTTGAGCATAGTACCGAACTTAGCAATATCACCATATGATTTACCAGCGTATTCTGCAGGGACCTTGACCTCTACCTCTACTTCTTCAAAGCGTATTGGTATAATTGGCCTGATCGCCTTCATCACAATGTTGACCTGCTCATCGACGCTTTTCAATGGGTCAATATGAACTTTTGCTTCACCCATGGCCTTCTCTATACGTGCCGCTGGATGAGGGGTCCTTGTTTGTGGATTGATAGCGTTCTGTGCAATAATGGAAATTACCTGTTTGGTCTTTTCCTCAAGAATATGTTTCCTCTGCTCTTTAGTGAGCTGAAGTTCACCGTGTTTTATAATATGTGCTGCGATCTCGAACACATCAGTGGTCTCGAACGCATTGGAAAGATCTGACTCGGCCACATGATCTCCGGTACTGGCATCCTCAAAGATGGACTCGACTGCAAGAATATCCTCGATCTTTACGTTGCCACCTTTCTTGAATTCCAGTGCTCCATCAGGGTCTACAAGTACTTCATAATGTTTGCTGCCTTTCTTCAACCTTGCAACCAATGATTCATCAAGTGATACCATAATCTACTCCCTCCTATTTACTAAGCAATTTTTAAAATGAATTACTCTTCCGGCTGGCCCTCGGACTCTTCCTCTTTGTCGTCTTCCTTGTGTTCTTCAAGAATACGTTCCACAAAGGATGCGACCTCTTCTTCGGGACATTTTCTGAACTGGTGGTCTTCAAGAGTTACCATACCCACTTCAAGTGTGGATGCATCCAGTTTCATATCTGTTGCTCTGTAAAGTGCTTCCATACCAAGCATAACAACTTCATCCATGGTCATGTCATCGCGGTGTTTTTCCTCGAATGTTTCCATGAAGGTGTTCCTACCTGCACCAATAGCAGTTGCCTTGTACTCAAGAAGTGCACCGCTTGGATCGCTTTCAAATAACCTTGGTTTGTTGTCATCAACGCCTGCTATCAAAAGAGCAGTGCCATACGGACGAACTCCGCCATATTGGGTATAGGTCTGCTTATGGTCGCAGATCTTCTTGGAAAGGACCTCTACACCTATAGGCTCGTCATATGTGACCATATTTACCTGGGCTTCGACCCTTGCACGATCTACAAGTGCACGTGCATCTGCAACAAGGCCTGATGTTGCAACACCTATGTGCTCATCTATCTGGAAGATCTTTTCAATTGACTCTGCCTCTATCAATCTGCTTGTGATCCTCTTATCTACCAACAGAACCACACCGTCCTTTGCTTTTATGCCAGCTGCCGTAGTACCTCTCTTGACAGCCTCCCTTGCATATTCTACCTGGAAGAGCCTTCCATCAGGACTAAAAACAGTAATTGCTCTATCATAACCCATTTGTGGTGCCATTTGCATGATCTTTTATCTCCTACTATTTACTTTCGTGATGCTAAAAAACGTATGAATAGAGTTTCTGTACATTCACCTAGTTCACTTATAACTTATTTAAATTATTCTATAAATGGATGTTCATGGTTTTTCTTCAGGACTATATACCGTACACCCTTCTAAATACTTATTTGTTGCTCCATGAACAGTACCTGATATACCCAGAACATGGATAATAACAGGATTCCCATTAACTGAGCTCACTGAAGCAAGAACTGCACGTGTCATATCAACTCTTTCCCGGAGGCAACGTACGACGCCCCTGGAATCCTCAAAATCAAGTAATCTT comes from Methanococcoides sp. AM1 and encodes:
- a CDS encoding phenylacetate--CoA ligase family protein, with the protein product MIEYWNPQIERMPVDELKKVQEQKLCQLVKYVYEHSPFYKKRFDDAGVKPEDIKTLDDVTKLPFTFKKDLRDTYPTGMFCVPNNKLVRFHVSSGTTGKPTVVGYTDNDIQTWSTSLARALTSIGVGRDDIMQIGYGYGLFTGGLGMHYGSEEAGCTVLPTSSGNTDRQIELMQDLGSTVIACTPSYLLFMIEAARDAGISFQDDTKLRVGVLGAEPWSEEMRKRIEDSTGIKAYDIFGTSELSGPLFTECQSQNGIHIWADQFLVEVINPDTGEPVANGERGELVITTLVKEALPLIRYRIGDITVLNWDECKCGRTHPRIMRVLGRADDMLIVRGINVFPGQVESVLMDIPEVGEHFMIIVDRVNELDIMKVQIEMNDAAFSDKVTDIMDLEKKVASALKSVLNIAVKVELVEHGSLPRSMGKAKKVIDNRKI
- a CDS encoding bifunctional oligoribonuclease/PAP phosphatase NrnA, which translates into the protein MQVDEVGFYNRLLDYHNILYLCHRNADPDAISSAFALSEAIGGTVGLVDGSNRVASLLVDKLEIDVVESPNPEDYDLVVVVDTSTSAQLNDIKLSNYCVIDHHATTALTENAAFYLHRNATSVAEIVYDVLTCMGAPIMHRLALGLMAGVVTDTGHFKHATSKTFKTFGEIIESSGVEYAEVLDLMASTPQDVSMRIAMLKSASRATIERINDWLVVTSNVSSFGGSASSMLINIGGDVAFVGTARGDSIRVSGRAKRDAVNAGVNLGKIMEEISGHYEGTGGGHAGAAGIDVVADMDTILFECVELVREILKDKKNPLSL
- a CDS encoding prefoldin subunit beta: MSSEIPPQVQNQLAQLQQVQQQAQSLAMQKNQMASMQKESEMALEELEKLSDDAVVYRAVGDLQIQSTKEETVTKLKERLDTLSLRLQSLSRQEERISKRFTQLQEQLQQAMGTQGQ
- a CDS encoding KEOPS complex subunit Pcc1 is translated as MKLFSESVIMMDDAEAVYRSILPELETTVTDRSSVNVEVRNSSLVMCVSADDIISMRSTLNTWLRLVQIAHDVCVVSRNACNGI
- a CDS encoding rRNA maturation protein; translation: MLITSSRKPSANTRTLCKYLASFFNCEYLTRGKMGLADVMSYSDDTNLVVVGDYHGSPGSLIFYDEDGAELLSIRLSIFYPDGYKFSNLKSMEPVLMGDGELGNMLSHYLGIPNDECDGMAKCIRVEDDRMEFLYSGKLLFRLNVKSYRVPEAAV
- a CDS encoding DNA-directed RNA polymerase subunit P, giving the protein MDYKCTRCKRPVEIDYEYTGIRCPYCGHRILVKERPQASIKTVKAE
- a CDS encoding 50S ribosomal protein L37ae, whose protein sequence is MAKKYSKKGRVSRSAGRFGTRYGRRDRKLVADLEEKMHMPHKCANCARLTVKRVGTGIWKCKKCGYTFAGGTYLPTTTVGSTVMRSVKKATEQVE
- the rrp42 gene encoding exosome complex protein Rrp42, translated to MRNMSNEAVSRLKKDFIFNLALKGQREDGRAFDEMRDIKLETNVIDKAEGSAKVCYGDTQVIVGVKLQVGTPFPDSADKGVIITSMELNPIASPDFEAGPPRPKAIEMARVVDRGIRESGAIDLNKLCITEGEEVWMVFLDVHVLNDSGNLLDAASLGAIAALMTATIPAEREGRGEDTKMPIREMPVSLTFVNVGGEYFIDASNNEESICDTKVTIVSNQDGSICAMQKSGAGSLSEEKFLKAVEKSCEIGAKIREEYLLNI
- the rrp41 gene encoding exosome complex exonuclease Rrp41, which produces MSDKPEKFIDENGIRLDGRRVDEIRPMTVEMGVLSRADGSCYLEWGNNKVLAAVYGPRELHPRRLQRPGEALVRYRYNMAAFSVEDRIRPGPSRRSTEISKVSGEAFEPVVMKQFYPSAVIDVFAEVLQADAGTRTAAINAATLALVDAGIPMKGLVAACAVGKVDGQLVIDLNKPEDNYGDADLPIAMTEDGEITLLQMDGNLTVEEINKGIEMVREGCEQIFAIQKAALLERFGSAEEEEVLEDAELQADIMSEEEEVSEAAEEEDDVEESDDIEDIEVAEAEDVEVEEAEAMFEEDVTEFEVSEEEIGEAAELNEEEVASEPEGEESTEEEGEKYEQ
- the rrp4 gene encoding exosome complex RNA-binding protein Rrp4: MDRKIVIPGQLLSDKEKMAGPGTYVKDGKVYSLLYGIANVKNKASVVPFSGKYYPSRKDYIIGTVIDVTPSNWIMETGSPYDGLLHVSEYPKRVDSSEMRGCMTIGDCVIVRVKDVSKSMKVELTMREPGTRVLTKGRIIDVVPAKVPRVIGHSGSMVSILKKESNCDVFVGKNGRIWINGRSDDMDHLADAIEMIERESHISGLTDKVGRFLRNEPETVAESDADELIEEERSTLPAKEDNVTEETCRKVDALLDDEVDEA
- a CDS encoding ribosome assembly factor SBDS, whose amino-acid sequence is MVSLDESLVARLKKGSKHYEVLVDPDGALEFKKGGNVKIEDILAVESIFEDASTGDHVAESDLSNAFETTDVFEIAAHIIKHGELQLTKEQRKHILEEKTKQVISIIAQNAINPQTRTPHPAARIEKAMGEAKVHIDPLKSVDEQVNIVMKAIRPIIPIRFEEVEVEVKVPAEYAGKSYGDIAKFGTMLKDRWENDGSWVAVVKMPAGLQNDFYGLVNHLTKGDAETKLL
- the psmA gene encoding archaeal proteasome endopeptidase complex subunit alpha; the encoded protein is MQMAPQMGYDRAITVFSPDGRLFQVEYAREAVKRGTTAAGIKAKDGVVLLVDKRITSRLIEAESIEKIFQIDEHIGVATSGLVADARALVDRARVEAQVNMVTYDEPIGVEVLSKKICDHKQTYTQYGGVRPYGTALLIAGVDDNKPRLFESDPSGALLEYKATAIGAGRNTFMETFEEKHRDDMTMDEVVMLGMEALYRATDMKLDASTLEVGMVTLEDHQFRKCPEEEVASFVERILEEHKEDDKEEESEGQPEE
- a CDS encoding Rpp14/Pop5 family protein gives rise to the protein MKILPPTQRTNKRYFAFELIGGAGVDRSDLLREIFSCAGSLIGDQGSSECDIRLLDFEDSRGVVRCLRERVDMTRAVLASVSSVNGNPVIIHVLGISGTVHGATNKYLEGCTVYSPEEKP